CATTGACGACGGACCTTTAACATATACGTTCAGGTATTTGTTTTTTGGATTAACATCTAGAGTTACAAAGAGTGATGAAGAAAGAATCATCTTACAGGCAATCCAAGCATCCTCCTCCATCGGGCGGACCAGGCGGCGGGGCGGGCGCGAGAAGTGGTGCACTTGGCGGCGGAGGATCCATGGCCGACCGGGAGAAGAGATTGGACACTTTCTCAAAGTAAGACAGGAAGCTGAGTGAATGAGACTCGGATCCTTTGAAAAGAGGTTAAGCTCGCTTTTATCGTAGAGCTCCTCCTTGCCCCAGGTCAGAGGGCATTCATCTACCAGTCAAAACATGGGACTAACTACCCAGATTTTGGACATGTTCATCAAACCGGTTACTTATGAAGTAAGACAAGTTTCAGATGCACGTGGACGACAACTACGGACATTCACagaaaaaaagggataattACAGAGGAGTCGCGAGGCAATGTGGATTGTTAATGCCTCTTCACTCCTTGATTGAATCTGTGCGAGGAGATCAGTGTCAGTATCCCGGCATTCTTTTCCTGTCCCGGTTTTTTCAAGCAACAAGCATCGTTTTCCGTTGCATGTGCCCTGTAAGGCTTCGTTGGCTGGATCTGTTTGCGTTGGAAAATGTTTTGAGGATTGACCGGACTAATAGCTGAGTTGTGTTGACTTGCTTCAGTTTCTTGCAGTTCAAACTATCTCTATCATTGAGTATAGATCAAGTTTTGTCTTTAGATGTCATGACATCTAATTGCTAGCCGAAGCTATGCATGTGCTGTACATGTTTATGGGTGTTGCAGCAATGGATTCAGAAAAATGGTTGGAGCAAGAAAAAAGCTTCAGCAAAGAGAAAAACTTGTAAGAAAAaatctgtttcttcttttttaaaaccTAAATCATCCTACAACCCCTTGCACGATGTAGCTCATTTTAGTAAATTCACAATGTTCCAGTGACAGCGAACTCTGAGGCATCTTTCACATCATATCTACCAAAAAAAGTGGCATAATTTCAGATTCCTATCGAGGTTCAGATTtctgttaaagaaaaaaaactaagataTCTATTTTTTAACTTCTGTACAAGCAATTTGATGAAgcatgaaacaaacaaagaaataagTTGGTACCCACCAACCTAATTCATCCTATGCTTTACGAGGGAAAGgggaaaaacataaagaaagaagagaagctTAATGTATCTCGAACCTATGTATACTCAACAAAcaaattggccaaaaagaagCCGATACATTGCAATGCGGGGTTACAGATATGTACTCACTGCTGCTCTCATCCCCATGTACTGACTCAATGCGTCTTCTCAAGGGGACTTGTAGTTGCCAAGCAGAAGGATTCGAACCGAGGTTCAACTAAGTCCACTGAATCATCCTCATGGGAACGCCAGCTCCTCGCTTTAGAGGAAAGCATAATCAATCTCTCTACGTGATTGGAGGAAATATCGTTTTCATTGTTTGCAGTCCAAGGATCTTGGCCAACATCAACTGGTAGAGAACATGGGCTGGACAACCCATTTGGCGCAAAATTTTTCAACCCTTCTGTGTCTCTAGGACTATATACCAGTTCGCCAGGTATTTCTGTAATCGAATCAGATTTCATACTGGCGGAAGACCACTGCACATCAGAGAAGCACCAAAAATTCAATCAGAGTGACAGGCAAATGCAAGAATGCAATGATACAAAAAAATGGGGTTCAACAATCATCAAGCGCCAAAGTAATGAGACACGACTTTTTTGTGACAAATGGACCTTAAAACAGCCAAATGTATTATCAGGATTAACCAAAGAGAAAATCCTGACAGTTGTATGTATGTTTCTCATATGCAAGATCCATTCAATTTTGACAGGGGTCATTACCTGAGAAAGGCTGGCCTGCATGTTTCTCATTCTAGACTTATCGGGTGCgattgttgaaagaatttgaaCCACCTCACTCATGGTTGGCCGTGAATCAGGATCCAATAACAGGCATTCCTTCGCAAGGTAAGCCATTATATACATCTCTTCTTCAAGGAAGTTTCCTTTCAGCCTGGGATCGGGCAACTCCGAAATCACTCGGCTACTGTCTTGTAAACGTGGTGTAGCCTGCAACATTATAGAGAGAAATCTAGTTAATCTGTTAATGTAATAATACTCATCAgaattgatgatgaaattgacAACATGACTATGATTTCCCATTGAAGTTGTAAAAAAGCATTAGTCGGTTGTTGGAACCCAGCTATAAATGATAGAAGTAGAAACATTAAGGAACCATGTTATGATGACTTCAACTAATGAAATACGATGAAGATGGAATTTTGAGAAGTAAAACCAGCAAAGTAGATcctattgcaaaaaaaaaaaaaaaaaaaaaatcaacttagaACTCTGCTTTTCACTGCATAAGATGTAGGGTAATAGTAAATCTACCCATATGACAAGGCTCTCTTCTCCTTTGCTGGTTGATTTATGGATTGGCTGCCGACCAGTGatgagctcaagaagaaccacCCCGAAACTGAAAACATCAGATTTTAGAGAGGCTCTCCCAACAATTGCATACTCAGGAGCAAAATAGCCAAAAGTCCCCTGCATCCTTGCTGGAGAATTGGAACCGCTGGGTAGGTCATCAGCTTTCAAGCATTTCGCCATACCAAGATCAGTTATCTGCATAAAATTTAATTGTTATCATACTGTAAGAAGGGGCACAGAACTATATTAACTAGCAACCTCTCAGTTACAAGAAGAAGCTAAATAGCGATACCTCTAGAATCATCAGATGCAATTCTGAGGTTAATGCACACTATACTTGATAAAATAAaccccctccccaaaaaaaaaaagaaaagaaaagaaagaaaaagaaaccagaCAAACATCGGCATTACAATTATGCAAGAAGATATTCTCACCTTTGCCCTCCAATTATCATCTAAAAGAATGTTTGTGGATTTGACATCTCTATGCAATATTCTTGGAGCAGCGGCCTCATGGAGATACTCCAAACCCCTTGCAGCTCCAATTGCAATCCCAACACGGGTATCCCAGCTCATGTTCTCTCCTACTGTGCCATCTAGACAGTCTCTTAGATTACCGTTGGCCATAAATTCAAACACCAGCAGCCTTTCAACATGTTTCCCGTGAAATTCTGAGCAGTACCCGAGCAAAGGCACCACATGGCAGTGATGAAGTCTTGATAGGAGGTCCACCTGAGCAAAAAGATCCATTATGAATGCTGAAGGACATAATTTcacataaaagaaatttttgtgcatTGATGAGGTACCTCGGTTGAAAACTTTAAGTCTGCATCTGGACCTTCCTCATGATTAAGTCTCTTAATAGCGACAATTCTGCCATCTTTAAGCTGTCCACGATACACGTAACTGCTTCCTCCAAGTCCAATGAGATTAGAACTGGAAAAGTAGTTGGTTGCATGTTCCAGTTCAGAGTATGCAAACTGAAGTAAGATACCATGTACAGTTCCAGATTTGTGTTTAACAACAAATGCAGCTTTGTAGAAGCACCCTGAAAGTGGAGATACAAATACTGGATGAGACCAAGCAAAACCAGAGTATTTCATGTAATCAGCACAAATAAAGAAGCTCTAGTCGGCAAAATTTAGCAGGATCCTACtctttgaatcaaattaaagtCAATAGCAAACTCTTTTCTTCTATAAGGAAAAAGGTATCGCCAACCTACTTACCTATGAAAGAATTGACACGGGAAGATACATTAACTTTAGCTTCTCGAGTTGATGAGATCTTATGTTTAATTAAATCAGAGGCACTATTGCAACTTGTTTCTATGTCTGATGCGAACAAAGGAGACTGGATTTGGCGCTTCTCCTTTCGGTAAAGGTAGAATATGATCGAGGCAAAGAATGCGATAGTTGTGAAAAGGACACAGATTAGTAGGACAATTATGACAGCTCTGCTTGAATTGTGCTTATCTGATGCTTGCGCCTCATTAAGAGAACCTGGTAAGAACAAAATGTCAGTCAGAATGTTTGCTCTATATTTAGTGCATAATCCAGAGAAGCAGTTTATTCAGGACACCAAAACCATCTCAATCCAGGGAAA
The nucleotide sequence above comes from Eucalyptus grandis isolate ANBG69807.140 chromosome 2, ASM1654582v1, whole genome shotgun sequence. Encoded proteins:
- the LOC104432890 gene encoding receptor-like serine/threonine-protein kinase NCRK isoform X1, yielding MRLHVEVAVICLAGFLSIHHIFCDESSNAFGSIKWTCSCLLDQGNQNSFLSSNCSTSCNCTSDGEKSKNMWTCRCIDIFPKIASGNNDANCFTACNCTAGSLNEAQASDKHNSSRAVIIVLLICVLFTTIAFFASIIFYLYRKEKRQIQSPLFASDIETSCNSASDLIKHKISSTREAKVNVSSRVNSFIGCFYKAAFVVKHKSGTVHGILLQFAYSELEHATNYFSSSNLIGLGGSSYVYRGQLKDGRIVAIKRLNHEEGPDADLKFSTEVDLLSRLHHCHVVPLLGYCSEFHGKHVERLLVFEFMANGNLRDCLDGTVGENMSWDTRVGIAIGAARGLEYLHEAAAPRILHRDVKSTNILLDDNWRAKITDLGMAKCLKADDLPSGSNSPARMQGTFGYFAPEYAIVGRASLKSDVFSFGVVLLELITGRQPIHKSTSKGEESLVIWATPRLQDSSRVISELPDPRLKGNFLEEEMYIMAYLAKECLLLDPDSRPTMSEVVQILSTIAPDKSRMRNMQASLSQWSSASMKSDSITEIPGELVYSPRDTEGLKNFAPNGLSSPCSLPVDVGQDPWTANNENDISSNHVERLIMLSSKARSWRSHEDDSVDLVEPRFESFCLATTSPLEKTH
- the LOC104432890 gene encoding receptor-like serine/threonine-protein kinase NCRK isoform X2 gives rise to the protein MWTCRCIDIFPKIASGNNDANCFTACNCTAGSLNEAQASDKHNSSRAVIIVLLICVLFTTIAFFASIIFYLYRKEKRQIQSPLFASDIETSCNSASDLIKHKISSTREAKVNVSSRVNSFIGCFYKAAFVVKHKSGTVHGILLQFAYSELEHATNYFSSSNLIGLGGSSYVYRGQLKDGRIVAIKRLNHEEGPDADLKFSTEVDLLSRLHHCHVVPLLGYCSEFHGKHVERLLVFEFMANGNLRDCLDGTVGENMSWDTRVGIAIGAARGLEYLHEAAAPRILHRDVKSTNILLDDNWRAKITDLGMAKCLKADDLPSGSNSPARMQGTFGYFAPEYAIVGRASLKSDVFSFGVVLLELITGRQPIHKSTSKGEESLVIWATPRLQDSSRVISELPDPRLKGNFLEEEMYIMAYLAKECLLLDPDSRPTMSEVVQILSTIAPDKSRMRNMQASLSQWSSASMKSDSITEIPGELVYSPRDTEGLKNFAPNGLSSPCSLPVDVGQDPWTANNENDISSNHVERLIMLSSKARSWRSHEDDSVDLVEPRFESFCLATTSPLEKTH